The genomic DNA ATCGGCCGCACGTCGCGGTTGAAGTGCGGCGCTTCATCGGCCGCCGCCTTCCCTGCAAACCAAGCGCCGCTTGCGACGAACAGATACCGCAACTTCATCGCTCGAACTTGACGAATGCGGCGCGGATGGTCTTGGAAGTAGCGCGCAAAGAATTGTAAAAAGGCAGCATGAACTCTCCCTACTCCCGCGACGCATTCCTGGCGGAGATGGCTCCGGGAGCCCTGCACTCGCTCTACGACCTGATGCCGGACGTTTCCTTTTTCATGAAGGACTGCGAAGGCCGCTTCGTCGCGCTGAGCCGGCTGGGCTGCGAGTTCTGCGGGGTGAAAACGGAGGAGGAAGCCTTTGGCTGCACCGATCTGAGCTTCTTCCCCGAAGGTCGCGCCGCCGAATACATGGCGGATGACCGGCTGGTGATCACGACCGGCCAGCCGATCGTCAACCGCATCGAGCCGGCGCCGGAAATGGAAGGTTCGCCGCGGCTGGTGGTGACCAACAAGATCCCGGTGCGCGACCGGGAAGGCCGGATCATCGGCGTGGCTGGCTTTTCCCGGCGGGTCGAGCACCTGCGCTGCGCGACCACCGTGATCCACAAGCTGTCCGCGGCGGTGGAGCAGATTCACCAGCACTACGACGCCTCCTTCGACACCGCCGAGCTGGCGAAGCAGGCGGGGCTATCGGCCAGCCAGTTCGAGCGCTTGTTTCGCAAGGCGCTGGGAAGCAGCCCGCGGCAATACTTGCAGCGGGTCCGGATCGAGCGTGCCTGCCTGTTCCTGGTCGAGTCGGAGGAAACGGTGGCGGCGGTCGCGCAACGTTGCGGCTACTACGATCACGCGCATTTCACGAAGGCGTTCGTGGCCTTGAAAGGAGTCACGCCGACCGCCTTTCGCAAGCAGCGGCAGGCGACGCCGGCCAACTCGCCGAGCCGGTAGGCCTCGGAAGCTGTCTGAAAAATAGCCTTGGAATGATGCTGCCGAAGATTGCCTATTGAAGAACCAAGGCGGAGGGGCGGGACGCCCCTCCAACGGACTGGGGCAAGATGCCCCAGCTACTTTTTCAGACAGGCGCTCACCCGGCGGCGCGTGCGCCCACCGGCTTTGCCTGGATTTGCAGGCGGAATGCCTTGGGTGTTAGACCGGTCACTTCGAGGAAGCGGCGGTTGAAGTTGGAGAGGTTGTTGTAGCCGGCCTGGAAGGCGGCCTCGGTGATGGACAGCTTGCCGTGGGCGATCTCCGCGCAGACCCGGGCGACGCGGATTTCATTGAGGTAGCGGTTGAAGACGCAGCCCATGTTCACCTTGAACCAGCGGCTGAAGGCGGCCGGCGACATCTTCACCCGGGCGGCGGCTTCCTGCTGGGTGATTGGCTCGCCCAAGCGGCTCTCCAGCCACACCAGGAGCTCGTCCAGCCGGGCGTTCTGCCAATCGGATTTCCCTTCTTCCACGGCGTGCAGCGAGTGCACTTCGAGCTTCGTGAGCAGGGTGAAGATCTTCCACAGATCCATGAATGAATCGAGCGAGGTCGAGCCACTGGCGGCCAGCGCTTCCATTCGCTGGCCGATTTCCTCGCTCTCCTTGCCGCTGAAGCGGACGCCGCGCTGGGCGTTTTGGCAGAGGGCGTGGAAGGCCTTGATCTCCGGCAATTTCCAGAAGGTCTCGCCCCACACCTGCGGCAAAAAGTGGATCACCGTGACGCGCGTGTCGCCGACCTGATCCTTGCTGGAAAACCAGGTGTGCGGGACATTCCCGGGCAACATCGTGAGATCGCCGGGCCCGAATTTCTCCACCGAGGTCCCGACGTGGCGGGTGCCGCAGGCGTTCCGGACGAAGACGACTTCCCACTCCGGATGGTAGTGCCAGAGGAAGCGGAAGGTCGGTTCGCAGTAGCTCGTGGCGGTGAACGCCCGCGTCTTGGTGAGCGGCAGCACCGTGAAGCTCGGCTGGCCGTAGCCGGAAATGGAGGGAACCACCTGCATGTTTGCTTAGTTAACTGCGTATGCATTCCGGTGCAAGCCCGTAGCAGCCTCGCTTGCCAATTCTTTCTAGGCTACACCGATACCCATGAGGTCCTCCACTGCCACGGCTCCTCTCGCCGACCACCCGAAGAAAATACCGGCCGCCCCGCTGCGGCTTTGTTTCATCGGCTGCGGCGCGCGTGCCCGCGCCTATGCGGAAGTGGCGGCGACGCGACCCGGCAAGCTGGTGACGGTGGCGATCGCGGATCCGGTGGCGAGCCAGCGTGCGGATGTCCGGCAATTCCTGGGCGAGGCGGGGGTGCGCGAGTTCCAGACCGGCGAGGAGTTGCTCGCCGCGGGACCTCTCGGCGACATCGCCGTCATCACCACCCAGGACAAGTTCCACTACCATCAGGCGATGGCGGCGCTGCGTGCCGGGTATGATCTTTTGTTAGAAAAGCCGGCCGCGTGCACTTCGGCGGAGGTCCATGAGATGGTGCGCCTCGCCAATGAGCTTGGCCGGCGGATCGTGCTGTGCTTCGTGCTGCGGCACACGCCGTTTTACCGCGCGGTGAAGCGGGTAATAGACAGCGGGCGGCTCGGCAAGCTGGTCAGCATCCAGGCGACCGAAGGCGTCGAACCGTGGCATTTCACGCACTCCTTCGTCCGCGGCCACTGGTCGCAGAGCGCGAAGTCCACGCCGATGATCGTGGCCAAGTGCAGCCATGACACCGACATCTTGTCGTGGCTGGCGGATTCGGAATGCACCGCGGTTTCGAGTTTCGCTGGCACCCAATGGTTCCGCCCGGAAAACGCTCCCGCCGGGGCCACGGCGCGCTGCACCGATCCCTGCCCGCACGCGATCAGCGGTTCATGCCAGTATGCCGCGCAACGCTACCTCACCGACAAGAAGGAGCCGTGGCTTCCCCAGGTGATGCCGGGGCACGCCACCGCGACCGACGACGAGATCCTCGACTGGCTGCGCACGGGCGACTGGGGCCGCTGCGTCTATACCAGCGGGCAGGACACGCCGGACCATCAGGTGGTGTCGCTGCAGTTCGCTTCCGGCGTGACCGCGCAACTTTTGATGACCGCCTTCGACAAGGGCCGCCGCATTCGCATCCACGGCAGCGAGGCGATCCTGCAAGGGAGCATGCATGCCGACGATGAGATCCACCGGCTCGAATTGCGCCGGCATCACGATGGCGGCGTCGAGCAAATCGAAGTCGAGGAGCCTGCGGAAAACGGCTACGCTGGACATGGTGGCGGCGATTTCGGCCTGATCGATGCGCTCCACGAGTTGATCTCCGCGCCCGGTCCCTTCGACAACAGTCACTTCATGGCCGGCCACCTCATCGCCTTCGCCGCGGACGCCGCTTTCCGCAGCGGCCAGGCGATCGATCCCGCCCACCTTCTGCAATCGTCCGCTTCCTGACACCGCATGCATCTTCACTTTTTCGACTGGCTCATCGTCATCGTCTCGTTCGTCGCCTTCGCCGCCATCGCGGCGTGGAGCGGCAAGCAGACGAAGAGCGTGAGCGGCTTCCTCGTCAGCGGCCGTTGCGCGGGGCGCTACCTGCTGACCATCGCGGCCGGCATGGTGTGGATCGATGCGATCAACATCATTGGCATGTTCGAGCTGTACTTCGTCGGCGGCTTCCCGGCGATGAGCTGGGGCCTGATCATCCAGCCGCCGCTCGCCGTGATCATGGCGGTGTCCGGCTGGGCGGTGTACCGCTACCGCGAGACGCGGGCGATGACGGTGCCGCAGTACTTGGAGATGCGGTATAGCCGCGGAGTGCGCATCACCGCCGGCATCGTCTCGTGGGTCGCCGGGATGATCAACTTCGGCATCTTCCCCGCGGTCAGCGCGCATTTCGTCATCTGTTTCTGCGGGCTGCCGGGCACCTTCGCCTTGGCCGGGCTGACGCTGCCGACCTTTCCGCTGCTCATGATCGCGATGATGGCGGTCACGCTTCTGTTCGTTTTCCACGGCGGTCACATCACCGTGCTGGTGATGGATTTTTGCCAAGGGCTCTTCATCAACGTGGCCGCGGTCGTGCTGGTGCTGCTGATCGGCTTCACCTGGCTCAACTGGAACGAGGTGATCGAGATCCTGAACCAAGCGCCGCCGGATGCCTCGCTGCTCGATCCGTCCCGCACTTCCGAAGTGAAGGACTTCAACCTCTGGTACTTCGTCATCAGTACCATCGGGATGTTCTACAACCGGCTGTCGAACTTCCAAGGACAGGCCTTCGATGCCTCCGCCAGGACACCCCATGAAGGCCGCATGGGCAACGTGCTGGCGCTGATCCGCTGGCAGACCCTCTGCCTGTTCTTCATGGTGATGGTGCTTGCCGCCCAAGTGGCGCTCAAGCACCCGGCGCATGCGTCGCTCGGCCAGTCGATCCAGGCGTGGCTCGATGTCCTGGAAAAGGAGCACGGTGCGGCCGTGCGCGGCCAGATGACGGTGAGCACCGCGCTCGCCTTCATCCTGCCGGTCGGCGGCAAGGGCCTGCTGCTGGCCATCATGATTGCCGCGATGATCTCGTCAAAGAGCGCCTTCATTCACTCTTTCGGTTCGATCTTCGTGCAGGACGTGGTGATGCCGTTCCGCAAGACGCATCCCGAACCGGCCCGGCAGTTGCGCTGGCTGCGCCTCTCGATGCTCGGCGTGACCTTCTTCGCGGTGCTCTTCGGCTGCTTCTACCGCCAGACGGAAAGCATCCTGATGTACTTCGCGCTCAGCAGCACCCTGTGGCTTGGCGGGTCCGGAGCCGTCCTGATCGGCGGCCTCTACTGGAAGAAGGGCAATACCACCGGTGCGTACGCCGCCATGACGGTCGGTGGAGTCTTCGGCCTCGGCGGCTTCGCCCTCATGCAGGGCTGGAAAACGTGGTACGGCGTGCCGCCGCAGCTCTCCATCGCCGGACACTCGCTCGAGCTCAATCCGCAGTGGTGGTTGTTCATCACGATGCTGGTCTCGACCGCCACCTATGCCGGCGTGTCACTGCTCACTCGCCGCGGCGCCAGCTTCGACCTCGACCGCCTGCTGCACCGCGGTGCCCATCGTGATGGCGCGGCACGGTTTGAAGATGAGCCGCAGATTTCACTGTGGAAGCGGATGTGCGGGGTCACGCCGGAATTCACGCCCAGCGACCGCCGCACCGTGTATGCGTTCTTCGGTTGGGTCTTCGCGTGGTTCGGCGCCTGCATCGTCATGATCGTCCTCTCGCTCTCCGGCAAGATCGGCAATGCCGACTGGGCCGGCTTCTGGAAGATCTACCTGATCGCACTGTTCGGCCTGATGGTGTTCACCACCGTGTGGCTGGGCATGGGTGGCATCCGCGATCTCAAGACGATGTTCCGCCTGCTCAAGGAAGGCCAGCGCGACAGCTCCGATGACGGCACGGTCCCCTCGGGCGGGACCGTGGTGAGTGCTTCCGCCGTGACTCCCGACAAAGCCATCGATCCAATCTAACTCTCTCCGATACCTTTCCCCATGACGTTTACATTTACTCGTTCCCTGATTGTAGCCATCGCCCTCGCGCATCCCGCGATGGCGGAAGTCCAACCGCTGGCCCACTACAACCTGCAAGGTGAAGGCGGCATCCGCGACACCGCGGCTCCGCCAACGCTACAGGGGCAGGTGAAGGATGCGCCGCCGCTGAATCGCCAGGGCTCGCCCAAGATCATGTCGAACAGCCCGGACCCGCGCCGCCAGGTTTCGGATTCCTCGATCAAGTTTGAGAATGACGACCAGTGCTACAGCACCGGCAAGAATCTCGCCAACGGCGATCGATTCCTCGTCGAGGTGTGGGCCTATGCCACCAAGGGGAATGACCCCGGTCTTCATGCGGTGCTTGCCAATGGCAATGGCGGGAGTGGCTTCCTGATCGCCCAAAGTGGTGATCAGTGGCAGGTCTTCGTTGGCGGCGTGGGCGGCACGTCGATCGGCAAGGTCACGGCGGAAAAGTGGACGCACCTCGCGATCGTCCGCGAGGGCGGTAGCTGCAGCGCGTGGATCGATGGTGTGCGCGCGGGTGATCTGCCTGGCGTGGGCGGGGGGGCGGCCAACTTCTCGCTTGGGGCGTCCGCGCCCGGGAAGGAGCCGTTCCACGGCTGGATCTCGGAAGCACGTGTGTCCACATTCAAGCCGGGCGAATTCGAAGTGACCGACTTCCTGTTGGACCAGACCAAGATGAAGGCGCTGAAGGAGTCCGAGCTCGCCGAGCGCTCGCGTTTTATGGAGGGCCTGCTCCAGACGCCGGGCGTCAAGGTGGTGAAGGAGTTCGTCGAGAGGCCTGCCACGGCTGACTGGCTGGTCGAGCCGCCGACGCAGCCCGCTTCGGTGCAGCTCCGGATCGATGACAAGAAGCAGTCGGCCCAGGTGTTGGTCACGAATGGCCTCGTCAGCCGGACCTTCCACATCACCGACAAGAATCTCTCCTGCATCAGCCTGCGTCGGATCGACAAGGACATCGAATTCGTCCGCTCGATCAAGCCGGAGGCGCGGATCTGCCTCGATGGGCATTGGCTCGAAGTCGGCGGGCTCACC from Luteolibacter arcticus includes the following:
- a CDS encoding AraC family transcriptional regulator, coding for MQVVPSISGYGQPSFTVLPLTKTRAFTATSYCEPTFRFLWHYHPEWEVVFVRNACGTRHVGTSVEKFGPGDLTMLPGNVPHTWFSSKDQVGDTRVTVIHFLPQVWGETFWKLPEIKAFHALCQNAQRGVRFSGKESEEIGQRMEALAASGSTSLDSFMDLWKIFTLLTKLEVHSLHAVEEGKSDWQNARLDELLVWLESRLGEPITQQEAAARVKMSPAAFSRWFKVNMGCVFNRYLNEIRVARVCAEIAHGKLSITEAAFQAGYNNLSNFNRRFLEVTGLTPKAFRLQIQAKPVGARAAG
- a CDS encoding sodium:solute symporter family protein, coding for MHLHFFDWLIVIVSFVAFAAIAAWSGKQTKSVSGFLVSGRCAGRYLLTIAAGMVWIDAINIIGMFELYFVGGFPAMSWGLIIQPPLAVIMAVSGWAVYRYRETRAMTVPQYLEMRYSRGVRITAGIVSWVAGMINFGIFPAVSAHFVICFCGLPGTFALAGLTLPTFPLLMIAMMAVTLLFVFHGGHITVLVMDFCQGLFINVAAVVLVLLIGFTWLNWNEVIEILNQAPPDASLLDPSRTSEVKDFNLWYFVISTIGMFYNRLSNFQGQAFDASARTPHEGRMGNVLALIRWQTLCLFFMVMVLAAQVALKHPAHASLGQSIQAWLDVLEKEHGAAVRGQMTVSTALAFILPVGGKGLLLAIMIAAMISSKSAFIHSFGSIFVQDVVMPFRKTHPEPARQLRWLRLSMLGVTFFAVLFGCFYRQTESILMYFALSSTLWLGGSGAVLIGGLYWKKGNTTGAYAAMTVGGVFGLGGFALMQGWKTWYGVPPQLSIAGHSLELNPQWWLFITMLVSTATYAGVSLLTRRGASFDLDRLLHRGAHRDGAARFEDEPQISLWKRMCGVTPEFTPSDRRTVYAFFGWVFAWFGACIVMIVLSLSGKIGNADWAGFWKIYLIALFGLMVFTTVWLGMGGIRDLKTMFRLLKEGQRDSSDDGTVPSGGTVVSASAVTPDKAIDPI
- a CDS encoding Gfo/Idh/MocA family protein; its protein translation is MRSSTATAPLADHPKKIPAAPLRLCFIGCGARARAYAEVAATRPGKLVTVAIADPVASQRADVRQFLGEAGVREFQTGEELLAAGPLGDIAVITTQDKFHYHQAMAALRAGYDLLLEKPAACTSAEVHEMVRLANELGRRIVLCFVLRHTPFYRAVKRVIDSGRLGKLVSIQATEGVEPWHFTHSFVRGHWSQSAKSTPMIVAKCSHDTDILSWLADSECTAVSSFAGTQWFRPENAPAGATARCTDPCPHAISGSCQYAAQRYLTDKKEPWLPQVMPGHATATDDEILDWLRTGDWGRCVYTSGQDTPDHQVVSLQFASGVTAQLLMTAFDKGRRIRIHGSEAILQGSMHADDEIHRLELRRHHDGGVEQIEVEEPAENGYAGHGGGDFGLIDALHELISAPGPFDNSHFMAGHLIAFAADAAFRSGQAIDPAHLLQSSAS
- a CDS encoding AraC family transcriptional regulator is translated as MNSPYSRDAFLAEMAPGALHSLYDLMPDVSFFMKDCEGRFVALSRLGCEFCGVKTEEEAFGCTDLSFFPEGRAAEYMADDRLVITTGQPIVNRIEPAPEMEGSPRLVVTNKIPVRDREGRIIGVAGFSRRVEHLRCATTVIHKLSAAVEQIHQHYDASFDTAELAKQAGLSASQFERLFRKALGSSPRQYLQRVRIERACLFLVESEETVAAVAQRCGYYDHAHFTKAFVALKGVTPTAFRKQRQATPANSPSR